A window of the Alnus glutinosa chromosome 4, dhAlnGlut1.1, whole genome shotgun sequence genome harbors these coding sequences:
- the LOC133867473 gene encoding probable protein arginine N-methyltransferase 6 produces MDSSNGYHHHQQQQYGEKRFGASQKDRVRRGTRGGRSRDLRDGHGHGHGGGTVGVRVSEQQQRPPTDFDMAYFHSYAHVGIHEEMIKDRVRTETYRAAIMQHQSSIAGKVVVDVGCGTGILSIFCAQAGAKRVYAVDASEIAVQANEVVKANNLSDTIIVLHGRVEDVEIDEEVDVIISEWMGYMLLYESMLGSVITARDRWLKQGGLILPSNATLYMAPITHSDRYNESIDFWRNVYGIDMSAMLPLAKQCAFEEPCVETITGENVLTWPHVVKHVDCYTITINELESVTTRYKFKSMMRAPLHGFAFWFDVEFTGPCVSPTINHTPSSLVDNNHIDGSQRKKRANPNEALVLSTAPEDPPTHWQQTLIYFYDPIEVEQDQFIEGSVTLSQSKENARFMNIHLEYASGGRSFIKESVMR; encoded by the exons ATGGATTCTAGTAACGGCTACCACCACCATCAGCAGCAGCAATATGGTGAGAAGCGCTTCGGAGCGAGTCAGAAGGACCGAGTCCGCAGGGGAACTCGGGGTGGTAGGTCTCGTGACCTGAGGGACGGCCATGGCCATGGCCATGGCGGAGGTACTGTTGGAGTTAGGGTTTCTGAGCAGCAGCAGAGACCTCCTACGGACTTCGACATGGCCTACTTTCACTCCTACGCTCACGTTGGCATCCACGAAGAAATGATcaag GATCGTGTAAGGACTGAAACTTATAGGGCCGCGATCATGCAGCATCAGAGTTCTATTGCAGGCAAA GTTGTGGTGGATGTTGGCTGTGGCACGGGCATTCTTTCTATATTTTGTGCTCAGGCTGGTGCAAAACGA GTATATGCAGTTGATGCAAGTGAGATTGCAGTGCAG GCAAATGAAGTTGTGAAAGCAAATAATTTATCTGACACAATCATTGTGTTGCATGGGCGGGTTGAG GATGTTGAAATAGATGAGGAGGTTGACGTTATAATTTCCGAGTGGATGGGGTACATGCTGCTCTATGAG AGTATGCTGGGAAGTGTGATTACTGCCAGAGATCGCTGGCTAAAGCAGGGAGGTCTTATACTTCCTTCAAATGCAACG TTGTACATGGCACCTATTACACACTCTGACAGATACAATGAAAGCATTGATTTCTGGCGCAATGTTTATGGAATTGACA TGTCTGCCATGTTGCCATTAGCAAAGCAGTGTGCATTTGAGGAGCCATGCGTGGAGACAATAACGGGTGAGAATGTTTTGACATGGCCACATGTG GTAAAGCACGTTGACTGCTATACAATTACGATTAATGAGCTAGAATCTGTTACAACTAGATATAAGTTCAAGTCAATGATGAgag CTCCGCTCCATGGGTTTGCGTTTTGGTTTGATGTTGAGTTCACTGGACCTTGTGTGTCTCCCACCATTAATCATACACCATCATCACTTGTTGACAATAATCACATAGATGGTAGTCAGAGGAAGAAACGGGCAAATCCCAATGAAGCACTGGTGCTGTCCACTGCACCTGAGGACCCTCCAACACATTGGCAACAG ACATTGATATACTTTTATGACCCAATAGAGGTGGAGCAAGATCAATTTATTGAAGGTTCTGTGACACTATCACAAAGCAAAGAAAATGCTCGATTCATGAATATTCACCTTGAATATGC TTCGGGGGGTCGATCCTTCATCAAAGAGTCGGTAATGCGGTGA